A part of Hydrogenobacter sp. T-8 genomic DNA contains:
- a CDS encoding pyridoxal phosphate-dependent aminotransferase, with protein sequence MLAKRVSHIKPAPTLALTAKVNQLKAQGVDIVGFGAGEPDFDTPDFIKEACIKALREGKTKYAPSAGIPQLREALAEKLYRENKVEYKPSEIVVTAGAKMALFLVMLAVLEEGDEVLLPTPYWVTYPEQILLCNAEVVEVPLREEEGFVLRADLLREYITPKTKMLILNSPSNPTGAVIPEEELRKIAELCLEKNILIVSDECYEAFLYDGENFVSPASFSKEIREITFTVNAFSKSYSMTGWRVGYVACPEKYAKVIADLNSQSISNATTFAQYGALEALKNPEAKAFVENMRKTFEKRRDLAYNLLREIPKVSVAKPKGAFYIFPNLRHYSEKLGSDLKLADYLIEKGRVAGVPGSAFGAEGYLRLSYCVSEKTIEEGIGRLKRALLELQS encoded by the coding sequence ATGTTAGCAAAGAGAGTATCCCACATAAAGCCCGCACCCACGCTTGCCCTTACAGCCAAGGTGAACCAGCTCAAGGCTCAAGGTGTGGACATTGTGGGCTTTGGTGCAGGAGAACCAGACTTTGACACGCCAGACTTTATCAAGGAAGCCTGCATAAAAGCCTTAAGGGAAGGAAAAACCAAATACGCCCCCTCTGCAGGTATTCCTCAGCTCAGGGAAGCCCTGGCGGAGAAGCTCTACAGGGAGAACAAGGTTGAATACAAACCTTCAGAAATCGTGGTCACTGCCGGCGCCAAGATGGCACTTTTTCTTGTTATGCTTGCGGTCTTGGAAGAGGGTGATGAGGTGCTACTTCCTACACCTTACTGGGTAACATATCCAGAGCAGATACTTCTTTGTAATGCAGAGGTTGTAGAAGTGCCACTAAGAGAAGAAGAGGGCTTTGTCCTTAGGGCAGACCTTTTGAGAGAATACATAACACCAAAGACAAAAATGCTAATACTTAACTCACCTTCTAACCCTACCGGTGCGGTAATTCCAGAAGAAGAACTAAGAAAGATTGCGGAGCTCTGCCTTGAAAAGAACATATTGATAGTTTCAGATGAATGCTACGAGGCCTTTCTCTACGATGGAGAAAATTTCGTAAGCCCTGCCAGCTTTTCAAAGGAGATAAGAGAGATAACCTTTACCGTTAACGCCTTCTCAAAGAGTTATTCTATGACAGGGTGGCGTGTGGGTTATGTAGCCTGTCCAGAAAAATACGCAAAGGTGATAGCGGACCTAAACAGTCAAAGCATTTCCAACGCCACCACTTTTGCCCAGTATGGAGCCTTAGAGGCTTTAAAAAATCCAGAAGCCAAAGCCTTTGTGGAAAATATGAGAAAAACCTTTGAAAAGAGAAGAGACCTCGCCTACAATCTTTTGAGAGAGATACCAAAGGTCAGCGTGGCAAAGCCCAAAGGGGCTTTTTACATATTTCCAAACCTCAGGCACTATTCTGAAAAGCTCGGCTCCGACCTAAAACTGGCAGACTACCTCATAGAAAAGGGTCGTGTTGCAGGTGTTCCTGGTTCTGCCTTTGGTGCAGAGGGATATTTAAGACTATCTTACTGCGTTTCTGAAAAGACCATAGAGGAAGGCATAGGCAGGCTAAAGAGAGCCCTGCTTGAGCTCCAAAGTTAG
- a CDS encoding ATP-binding protein, which produces MGCPKCGGTGFVDRGGVLEICSCRYEGVNLQKYLNIPPRFVEAEFENYVPVSPSQKVAFEACLHYAHTFEPKEGKGLSLVGPPQMGKTHLVVAILKTIYREKRIRGLFFDTKDLLYKLQSYANTEKYHKLMNLLLNAPLLVLDDLGSERLSDWRIEVLSYIISHRYNFLKSTLITTNYPLLKQSEEEVARALEERLSPAVVGKIHQMNEVLYLMQS; this is translated from the coding sequence ATGGGCTGTCCCAAGTGTGGTGGAACTGGCTTTGTAGACAGGGGAGGTGTGCTTGAAATATGCAGTTGCAGGTATGAGGGTGTAAACCTCCAAAAATACCTTAACATACCCCCAAGGTTTGTTGAGGCAGAGTTTGAAAACTATGTGCCGGTCTCACCATCGCAGAAAGTAGCTTTTGAAGCCTGCCTGCATTACGCCCACACCTTTGAGCCAAAAGAAGGAAAGGGCTTGTCCCTCGTAGGACCTCCGCAGATGGGGAAGACGCATCTTGTAGTTGCAATCCTCAAAACTATCTACAGAGAAAAAAGAATAAGAGGGCTTTTCTTTGACACAAAGGACCTTTTATACAAGCTACAGAGCTATGCAAACACGGAAAAGTATCACAAGCTCATGAACCTCCTTCTAAACGCACCCCTTCTGGTTCTTGATGACTTGGGAAGTGAGAGGCTCTCAGACTGGCGCATAGAGGTGCTTTCCTACATAATAAGCCACAGGTATAACTTCCTCAAAAGCACCCTCATAACCACCAACTATCCGCTTCTTAAGCAGAGTGAAGAGGAGGTGGCAAGGGCTTTGGAAGAGAGGCTATCGCCCGCCGTAGTGGGAAAAATCCATCAGATGAACGAGGTTTTATACCTTATGCAATCATAA
- a CDS encoding nucleotide exchange factor GrpE, protein MEEKEKKEALEEQPKEEDPRDQRIKELEEKVSRLENTARVINQRYVELQREAEYLKERYRKDLEEARRYGHEKLALDLLEVVDNFERAFEYEGQDLEGLRRGFELIYRELLRILEKYGIKEMDLLGKEFDPYLAEAIDREYTQDAPPNTVVRVERKGYWLYDRVLRPAKVVVSYYEEEIT, encoded by the coding sequence ATGGAGGAAAAGGAGAAAAAAGAGGCTCTAGAAGAGCAACCAAAAGAGGAAGACCCAAGGGACCAAAGAATAAAAGAGCTTGAGGAGAAGGTTTCAAGGCTTGAAAACACTGCGAGAGTAATAAATCAAAGGTATGTAGAACTTCAAAGAGAAGCAGAGTATCTTAAAGAGCGATACAGAAAAGACCTTGAGGAGGCAAGAAGATACGGGCATGAAAAGCTGGCTCTTGACCTTCTTGAGGTGGTGGATAACTTTGAAAGAGCCTTTGAATATGAAGGGCAAGACCTGGAAGGGCTCAGAAGGGGCTTTGAACTTATATACAGAGAACTTCTGAGGATACTGGAAAAGTATGGCATAAAGGAGATGGACCTCTTGGGCAAGGAGTTTGACCCATACCTTGCGGAGGCTATAGACAGGGAATATACTCAAGATGCACCACCCAACACGGTAGTGCGGGTAGAAAGAAAGGGTTATTGGCTATACGACAGGGTGCTAAGACCTGCCAAAGTGGTAGTATCTTATTACGAAGAGGAGATTACCTAA
- a CDS encoding ketopantoate reductase family protein: MKFLIVGVGALGSTYLAFLSRAGYRAVGLLKRGRRLERIRVEGIWGEFEQEVRTIDALESLDFEPDLTILTVKSYDTEEALKGIQALRETKSLLMVAQNGYGNYEKAVEVFGSGRVVLSRVIFGAELLEWGRVRITVCGDDVVLGDPEGIIEESFLKDLAETFSSAGIPTRYEREVYKYLWDKILYNCALNPLGAIFETTYGNLASNVYTKGLMDKILEEAFEVIRANAIPTFWQDVEEYKRHFYQRLIPPTAEHYPSMLADVKRGKTEIDALNGALLELARSKGITLPVNELVVRLIKAKELFNLPLER, translated from the coding sequence ATGAAGTTTTTGATAGTAGGCGTGGGAGCTTTGGGAAGCACATACCTTGCCTTCCTGAGCAGGGCTGGCTACAGGGCAGTGGGTCTTCTAAAAAGGGGCAGGAGGCTTGAAAGGATAAGGGTTGAGGGGATATGGGGAGAGTTTGAACAAGAAGTAAGAACCATAGACGCTTTGGAGTCTCTTGACTTTGAGCCAGACCTCACCATACTGACCGTAAAGAGCTACGACACAGAGGAGGCTCTTAAGGGCATACAGGCTTTGAGGGAAACCAAAAGCCTTCTCATGGTAGCACAGAACGGGTATGGGAACTACGAGAAGGCTGTGGAGGTTTTTGGCAGTGGTAGGGTAGTTCTTTCAAGGGTCATATTCGGTGCGGAGCTTTTAGAGTGGGGGAGGGTAAGGATTACCGTGTGCGGTGATGATGTGGTGCTTGGAGACCCAGAGGGCATAATAGAAGAGAGCTTTTTAAAGGACTTGGCAGAGACCTTTAGCAGTGCTGGTATACCTACCAGATACGAAAGAGAAGTTTACAAATACCTGTGGGACAAAATTCTCTATAACTGTGCCTTGAACCCTCTTGGTGCTATTTTTGAAACCACCTATGGCAATCTTGCAAGCAATGTATACACAAAGGGGCTCATGGACAAGATATTGGAGGAAGCCTTTGAGGTCATAAGGGCGAATGCCATTCCCACCTTTTGGCAAGATGTGGAAGAATACAAGAGGCATTTCTACCAAAGGCTCATTCCACCCACTGCGGAGCATTACCCTTCTATGCTTGCGGATGTGAAAAGGGGAAAAACGGAGATAGACGCACTCAATGGTGCTCTCCTTGAGCTTGCAAGGTCAAAGGGTATAACCCTTCCTGTTAACGAGCTTGTGGTAAGGCTCATAAAGGCAAAGGAGCTCTTTAATCTACCTTTAGAACGGTAA
- a CDS encoding LabA-like NYN domain-containing protein has translation MKRRACIFIDGANFYFVQKDILHQKIDLVKLLNYFRVEFDIYNTFFYLAYREGDEKQENFIKLLAFSGITVVKKPIKQLKDGTYKGDLDVNLTIDALLTKDNYQTAILCTGDGDFERLVWTLRNFGKEIICVSTREATAVELVNACDRYIDLRDLLPLIKLEEKE, from the coding sequence ATGAAAAGAAGGGCATGCATATTCATAGATGGGGCAAATTTCTACTTTGTTCAGAAGGATATACTCCATCAAAAGATTGACCTTGTAAAACTTTTGAACTACTTCAGAGTAGAATTTGATATCTACAACACCTTCTTTTACCTTGCTTACAGAGAAGGGGATGAAAAGCAGGAGAATTTTATAAAACTCCTCGCCTTCAGCGGTATAACGGTGGTAAAAAAGCCCATAAAACAGCTAAAGGACGGGACTTACAAGGGCGACCTGGATGTAAACCTCACCATAGATGCCTTGCTCACAAAAGACAACTACCAGACCGCCATCCTCTGCACTGGAGATGGTGACTTTGAAAGGCTTGTGTGGACTCTGAGAAACTTCGGAAAGGAAATCATCTGTGTTTCCACAAGGGAAGCCACCGCAGTGGAGCTGGTCAATGCCTGCGACCGCTACATAGACTTAAGAGACCTCTTACCCCTTATAAAGCTGGAAGAGAAGGAATGA
- the surE gene encoding 5'/3'-nucleotidase SurE, with amino-acid sequence MPLFLLTNDDGYFSEGIKALREKLRSLGRVITVAPDRNLSGVGHSLTFTQPLRIRRVDEDFWTVIGGTPADCVHFGYYLFLEGKKPDLVCSGINEGPNLGEDITYSGTVSGAMEGRILGIPSIAFSAFGREDVDFSQMAEVAKKVVLKVLERGMPEDTYLNVNIPNLPEEEIKGFMLTRQGRRAYKEKVLKLSDPSGRPLYWITAEEFGWHLEEGTDYWAVYHGYVSITPLQLDLTNYRAMEYFRGSFGL; translated from the coding sequence ATGCCCCTTTTTCTGCTTACCAACGATGACGGCTATTTCTCGGAAGGCATAAAAGCCCTAAGGGAAAAACTCAGAAGCCTTGGCAGAGTCATAACGGTGGCACCTGACAGAAACCTTAGCGGTGTGGGACATTCACTAACCTTTACCCAACCTCTTAGGATAAGGAGGGTGGATGAGGACTTCTGGACTGTGATAGGTGGCACGCCAGCGGACTGCGTGCACTTTGGGTATTATCTCTTCCTTGAGGGCAAGAAGCCAGACCTCGTATGCTCTGGCATAAACGAGGGTCCAAACCTGGGGGAAGACATAACCTATTCGGGAACAGTCTCTGGTGCTATGGAGGGTCGGATTCTGGGTATACCATCCATAGCCTTCTCCGCCTTTGGGAGGGAGGATGTGGACTTTTCTCAGATGGCAGAGGTGGCGAAGAAAGTGGTTCTGAAGGTTCTTGAAAGAGGTATGCCAGAGGATACATACCTAAATGTAAACATACCAAACCTGCCGGAGGAGGAGATAAAGGGTTTTATGCTTACCCGTCAGGGCAGGAGAGCTTACAAAGAAAAAGTGCTGAAGCTCTCGGACCCTTCTGGCAGACCCCTTTACTGGATAACCGCAGAAGAGTTCGGTTGGCACTTGGAAGAAGGCACCGATTACTGGGCGGTCTACCATGGATATGTCTCTATCACACCCCTTCAGCTGGACCTTACCAACTACAGGGCTATGGAATACTTTAGAGGTAGCTTCGGGTTATAA
- a CDS encoding DUF554 domain-containing protein: MFPTFGTLVNAGLVVAGASVGLFISRAVPERLKVAVLQGIGLFTLTLGVKLISENKPELLKVFFLLVVGSLIGSFLRLEERLENLIQSSSDTARGFISASLLFTVGPMTLMGCILEGARGDSSLILSKAFMDGFSSIILSSSLGKGVVFSAVYLLFFQGSITLLAYFYGEFLKEQSMANALFIGGGLMVLTSMKILDILKQVRVLNLMPALVLALFF, from the coding sequence ATGTTTCCAACCTTCGGAACCCTTGTAAACGCTGGGCTTGTAGTAGCTGGTGCTTCTGTGGGTCTTTTTATATCCAGAGCTGTCCCCGAGCGTCTAAAGGTGGCTGTCCTGCAGGGTATAGGTCTTTTTACGTTGACCCTGGGTGTTAAACTTATTTCAGAGAACAAGCCAGAGCTTCTGAAGGTCTTTTTTCTGCTTGTGGTTGGTTCACTAATAGGCAGTTTTCTAAGGCTTGAAGAGAGGTTAGAGAACCTTATCCAAAGCTCCTCAGATACTGCAAGGGGCTTTATCTCCGCTTCCTTGCTTTTTACGGTGGGACCGATGACCCTCATGGGATGCATACTTGAGGGTGCAAGGGGAGACAGTTCGCTGATACTCTCAAAGGCTTTTATGGATGGCTTCTCTTCCATAATTCTGTCTTCCTCCTTAGGTAAGGGTGTTGTTTTTTCTGCGGTCTACCTTCTTTTCTTTCAAGGTTCCATAACCTTGCTTGCCTACTTTTACGGCGAGTTTTTGAAGGAACAATCCATGGCAAACGCCCTATTTATTGGAGGTGGACTGATGGTGCTTACATCCATGAAAATCCTTGATATTTTAAAGCAGGTAAGGGTCCTTAACCTTATGCCTGCACTCGTGCTTGCACTGTTCTTTTAG
- a CDS encoding glycosyltransferase: MRIALLRQGKDLGINRHVLAFLEIFRERGAEVQDFDLTEGDLQEVVNRLLEFSPLFTLDLNGSCVVFGEREGQKVPIFDAFGFVHVSLFTDEPLFHFPVLFDLRQANNFLPVVTDLKYADSLKFLGHERGTFYITPFVDPSQMLEPSEEKDIELVFLGPVVDPNIMAQQVAQNLREDFIPYFFEVGEFLFRNPEAHLLYASEYILSMFNQNFQEEFTRWRQENPQDYIRLLNDISFYATARKRWYILSFLEGINLKIVGAFEGELKEGHEHVPIESWEQALELMGRSYMTLLSYPHAVPTGVGFVPLEVAFMGSAPLIDFRATLSGFFTPGQEIISYLPLDRADIEEKVVYYLENPHEAREIGQRAREKVLQSYTPQDRAEFLYKMFEDILSQAQARRNSEG, from the coding sequence ATGCGGATAGCTTTACTAAGACAGGGAAAGGACTTGGGGATAAACAGGCACGTGCTGGCGTTTCTTGAGATATTTAGAGAGCGGGGTGCAGAGGTTCAAGACTTTGACCTCACAGAGGGAGACCTTCAGGAGGTGGTAAACAGGCTCTTAGAGTTCTCACCCCTCTTTACCCTTGACCTCAACGGTAGTTGCGTGGTTTTTGGAGAAAGAGAAGGTCAAAAGGTTCCTATATTTGATGCCTTTGGCTTTGTGCATGTTAGCCTTTTCACCGACGAGCCTCTCTTTCACTTTCCAGTGCTGTTTGACCTTAGGCAGGCAAACAACTTCCTTCCAGTGGTCACAGACCTCAAATATGCGGACAGCCTGAAATTTCTCGGACATGAGAGGGGCACCTTTTATATAACTCCCTTTGTAGACCCAAGCCAGATGTTAGAACCTTCAGAAGAGAAGGACATAGAGTTGGTCTTTCTTGGTCCTGTGGTAGACCCCAACATAATGGCTCAGCAGGTGGCTCAAAACCTCAGAGAGGATTTTATCCCATACTTTTTTGAGGTGGGCGAGTTTCTCTTCAGAAACCCAGAGGCACATCTTCTTTATGCCAGCGAATACATCCTTTCCATGTTCAACCAGAACTTTCAAGAAGAGTTTACAAGGTGGCGTCAGGAAAACCCCCAGGACTACATAAGGCTTCTCAATGACATTAGCTTTTACGCAACCGCAAGGAAAAGATGGTATATTTTGAGCTTTCTTGAGGGAATAAACCTTAAAATTGTGGGTGCCTTTGAAGGTGAATTGAAGGAAGGGCACGAACACGTTCCAATAGAAAGCTGGGAGCAGGCACTTGAGCTTATGGGAAGGTCCTATATGACCCTTTTGAGCTACCCCCATGCGGTTCCCACTGGCGTAGGCTTTGTCCCCTTGGAGGTTGCCTTTATGGGTAGTGCACCCCTTATAGACTTCAGGGCTACCCTGTCAGGATTTTTTACACCCGGTCAGGAGATAATAAGCTACCTACCTCTTGACAGGGCGGATATAGAGGAAAAGGTGGTCTACTATCTTGAAAACCCTCACGAAGCCAGAGAAATAGGTCAAAGGGCAAGAGAAAAGGTCTTGCAAAGCTACACACCACAGGACAGGGCGGAGTTCCTTTATAAAATGTTTGAAGACATCCTTTCTCAAGCTCAAGCAAGGCGGAACAGCGAAGGCTGA